A genomic window from Pecten maximus chromosome 2, xPecMax1.1, whole genome shotgun sequence includes:
- the LOC117341257 gene encoding uncharacterized protein LOC117341257, translated as MTDQVLITDVDVFTDLDDITLSQAVDKYEYELEDSDTVATDIGIVDTKELTQPIVVNELNGNVKNMLKAAGFEGNYINHSGKRTCATSLYQAGFDEQLIMDRTVHRSRAVRAYKVKKEDGKFLNGTRISLNCV; from the exons atgacggatcaggtactgatcactgatgtcgatgtgttcactgacctcgacgatataacattatcacaggCCGTAGATAAGTATGAGTATGAACTTGAAGATAGTGACACGGTAGCTACTGACATTGGAATAGTTGATACCAAGGAATTAACTCAGccaattgttgtaaatgaactgaatggtaatgtgaaaaacatgttAAAGGCTGCAGGATTCGAGGGAAATTACATAAACCATTCCGGAAAGAGGACCTGcgctacttccctttaccaagcag GTTTTGATGAACAACTCATTATGGACAGAACGGTACATCGCAGCAGGGCTGTACGTGCatacaaggtgaagaaagaagacGGAAAATTTCTAAACGGcactcgtatttcattaaattgtgtttga
- the LOC117341267 gene encoding putative uncharacterized protein DDB_G0286901 has translation MNISKNHDEADNTRDDTNFNKNHDEADTSRDDTNINNNQDEADNTRNDTNINHNQDETDNTRDDTNINNNQDETDNTRDDTNISNNQDETDNTRNNTNISNNQDETDNTRDDTH, from the coding sequence ATGAACATCAGCAAAAACCATGACGAGGCGGACAACACCAGGGACGATACGAACTTCAACAAAAACCATGACGAGGCGGACACCTCCAGGGACGATACGAACATCAACAACAACCAAGACGAGGCGGACAACACCAGGAACGATACGAACATCAACCACAACCAAGACGAAACAGACAACACCAGGGACGATACGAACATCAACAACAACCAAGACGAAACAGACAACACCAGGGACGATACGAACATCAGCAACAATCAAGACGAAACAGACAACACCAGGAACAATACGAACATCAGCAACAACCAAGACGAAACAGACAACACCAGGGACGATACCCATTGA